A genomic segment from Malus domestica chromosome 05, GDT2T_hap1 encodes:
- the LOC103420099 gene encoding cinnamyl alcohol dehydrogenase 1 — protein MVMCQASELGFVSPLFICFICVSDSPKPKPTFPIHSHCLCPSPPRKTHSEGKMGSLEVERTTTGWAARDSSGILSPYTYNLRNTGPEDVYVKVLCCGVCHSDLHQVKNDLGMSNYPMVPGHEVVGEVVEVGSDVTKFRAGDVVGVGLLVGCCRNCNPCKTDNEQYCNKKIWSYNDTYTDGQTTQGGFAGALVADQKFVVKIPEGMVPEQAAPLLCAGVTVYSPLKHFGLNVSGLRGGILGLGGVGHMGVKIAKAMGHHVTVISSSDRKREEALDHIGADEFLVSSDGTKMQEAADSFDYIIDTVPVAHPLEPYLSLLKLDGKLILMGVINTPLQFVSPMVMLGRKTITGSFVGSMKETEEMLEFCKEKGLTSMIEVVKMDYINTAFERLEKNDVRYRFVVDVAGSNLIE, from the exons ATGGTGATGTGTCAAGCTTCTGAGCTGGGCTTTGTTTCTCCTTTATTTATATGCTTCATTTGCGTTTCTGATTCCCCAAAGCCGAAACCCACTTTTCCAATACACTCACACTGTCTCTGTCCCTCCCCTCCCCGGAAAACACATTCAGAAGGAAAAATGGGCAGCCTTGAAGTGGAGAGAACGACTACAGGATGGGCAGCAAGAGACTCATCTGGAATTCTCTCACCCTACACCTACAATCTCAG GAACACAGGGCCAGAAGATGTTTACGTCAAGGTTCTCTGCTGTGGAGTTTGCCACTCGGATCTTCACCAGGTCAAAAATGATCTTGGCATGTCAAACTATCCCATGGTTCCCGg GCATGAGGTGGTTGGTGAGGTGGTGGAGGTGGGATCAGATGTGACCAAGTTCAGAGCAGGAGATGTGGTTGGAGTTGGCCTCCTTGTTGGATGCTGCAGAAACTGCAACCCGTGCAAAACGGACAACGAGCAGTACTGCAACAAGAAAATCTGGTCTTACAATGATACTTACACCGACGGCCAAACCACCCAAGGCGGCTTTGCTGGTGCCCTCGTCGCTGATCAAAA ATTTGTGGTGAAGATACCGGAGGGCATGGTACCCGAACAGGCAGCGCCGCTGCTGTGCGCCGGGGTGACGGTGTACAGCCCGCTGAAGCACTTTGGCCTGAATGTGAGTGGGTTAAGAGGAGGAATATTGGGGCTTGGAGGTGTGGGACACATGGGGGTGAAGATAGCAAAGGCCATGGGGCACCATGTGACTGTGATAAGCTCATCAGATAGGAAAAGAGAGGAGGCTTTGGACCATATTGGGGCTGATGAGTTCTTGGTTAGCTCTGATGGCACCAAAATGCAAGAAGCTGCTGACTCATTCGACTACATCATTGACACAGTTCCTGTGGCCCACCCACTTGAGCCTTACCTCTCTTTGTTGAAGCTTGATGGGAAATTGATCTTGATGGGTGTAATTAACACCCCACTACAATTTGTCTCCCCAATGGTCATGCTTG GGAGAAAGACAATCACAGGGAGCTTCGTGGGGAGCATGAAGGAAACTGAGGAGATGCTTGAGTTttgcaaagagaagggattaaCATCAATGATTGAAGTGGTTAAGATGGATTACATCAACACAGCCTTTGAGAGGTTGGAGAAAAACGATGTTAGGTACAGGTTCGTTGTGGATGTGGCCGGCAGCAACCTAATTGaataa